CAAAACCCACACATAGTTTAGGTTGTAGTCATGCGTTGGTTGGATCTCTGGGATCGCATTTGTTGCTGTAgctgtcgttgttgctgttgctgtggtttGGGGTTTTGGCTGTGGTTGTTGGTGCCTTAGTGGTTGGCATAGttaaacaaaacacaagccaagccaagccgaGCCATGCCAAGCCACACAGAAAGCTTAAACAAGTATACCACGCTTCATGCTCAAAAATGctcaaaaatgttcaaaaatgTTCAACGTTAGGCAAGCACAAGCACCCATCGATGGCTATGTGATCTCCCTcttccccagccccagccccagccccagacccagcctcagcctcagatCGGATTGGATCCGATCGGGAGGGGatgggtacgggtacgggtatgggtatggggatcGATGTGCGGAACCGTACACATCATCGTACTACACAAATATGCAGTTACTGCCGCCagtaaaaatacaaatacaaaagaaacaaaagtaaaagccGCTAAGCCTCCGCCTGGTGTTAATGCTTGaggagatctctctctctctttctggtcTACCTCCAGCCCATAAAAATTACCCCCCGGAAGAGCCAATCCAGAGCTCAGTTCATTGAACAGCGGGGCTTGGgtaactgccactgccactgccacatccATTTCCACTGAAGATGATGGCATTGTGATCTGATTTCCTACCATTGTCAGCTAATGCTCGAACCAAAGATAGAGTTGGAGTTATCAGTTTTAGATTAGCAGTTATGTACATTTTTCGAACAAGTTGCAAGATCTTAAAGATAAGACTATAttatagaaacaaaaaattgacTGTTTGATTTCTTactttttaaaagaaaaacattttcctcgactaaatgaaaagtaaactgatttttttttaagtgcaaaaggaaaaaatagatgacttattgatgcattaacataagcTTGACACCTTTATCAGGGCAAATGAACTTGTGCtttgtttataaacaattttttctTAGCCCAATCTCAAATTTGGCTCGGAAATAATTGGTCAGGGCAAGcacgttttttgttttggtgcAAACAGCTGATGCAGTTcgatttggttatcggaacgttgcTTCAAATCAATAGATTGAAATTAGAAAGGCATTTTTATCACGCTGTATATTTTCAAGCCAGAAACGATGAGAAAACGAAACATATCGATACCACAAACCGGGAGCCCCTTAAAACGAAAAGTAAACGtattggctgaaaacgtaatcctCAAAAGTAAgcgaaaaacggagcctggctgaatgTATATGATCCGaaaatttcgtttatttttcaCGCTCACTCTCCTTTTGTTCTTCGAGCGGAGGGAACGAGAAAGCAGCACACGAACAGAGCCGAAGGGCACACGAACTCAGAGAGAGACCTCCGCAGTGCTCgcaaacgtttttttttttttagagatTCGGTGTGATCCGAATCTGACTGAAGGCAGGATTCGTAACGATCGAAACCCAAAAAGAGACATGGGTATAGCTTAGATTAGTAAAGATTAGTGGATTCGCGAAACATTTCTGTTTTTAATGGGTGTACAAAACATAATGCTGTTGCCATATCTGTTCTTCCGGCAGCACGCGTATCTGATGGATAAAAGTCAAGCTGCAAATCCCAATATATCCTATCCCCAAACTAATCTCCATTTATCGAATCCGTTTAATTTCTCTGTAGGAAATGGTGCAGGCGAAGGACCCCCCCTCACATTACTTGAGCAGATTGCGGACATATTTGGACCCGAAGGCGTCGCGCAGTCATCGGGTAAGATACTCATTTACGTGTACAAAATCCATCCGATTGGTGTTTGGGTCTCTGGTTGTTTTGGTGTCTGGTTGTCTGTTTGTCCTTTAACCTTTACCATTTAACCTTTAACCTTGAAACTTTAACCAGCCGTTAGGCTAAAGCTCAAATTGTAGACTAAAGCCATTAAATTTTAAACCAaaatctgttgttgttgttccatTAATTAATGTGTAAATTTCTCATTTCTCTACTCACAAAACActgacaaacacacacacacacacatacacacgccaCGATCCACCACGAAAATCCCATCTCttttcttcctctctctcttcctctctctctctctctctctctgtctctttatGGTCTCCCGCTGCACCTGCACCACCAAATCCCGTATCCATGTATCCTGCTCTCGAATCCTGCATCCTCCTACCCAACCACtactctgtctttctctctctctctccttgtACACTTACAGCTTTACCTCTTGTACTTTTTTTGCCAGAAACGGAAAATGGTAGGCGAGTCGACGTCCACGCAGGTGCTGCGGGACCTCGAGATCTCGCTGCGAACGAACCACATTGAGTGGGTGAAGGAGTTCCTCGACGACAGCAACCAGGGCCTGGACGCCCTGGTGGACTATCTCAGCTTTCGGCAGCAGATGATGCAGCACGAGCAGCGTCTCCAGGGCGCCCACTGCGCCTCCGAGGAGCGCCTGAACATAACCAGCGGCGGGGATGGCGGGGACTTGGTACTCGGCCAGAACAGCTCGCTCAGTCCACCCCAGAGCCAGCCCCACAACGGGGGTCTGGGAATGGCCAATGGCTCTCTCCTCCTGCTGGACAGcgcgaggcagcagcagcacgcgTCCTACGGCTTCCTGCGTCCGACCATTGCCGATGCCATGGACAGTCCCAGCCTGAAGCGGCGCTCACGGCACATTGCCAAGCTGAACATGGGCGCGGCCACCGACGACATCCACGTGTCGATCATGTGCCTAAGGGCCATCATGAACAACAAGTACGGCTTCAACATGGTCATCCAGCATCGGGAGGCGATCAACTGCATTGCCCTGAGCCTCATCCACAAGTCGCTGAGGACGAAGgcgctggtgctggagctgctggcgGCCATCTGTCTGGTCAAGGGCGGTCATGAGATCATCCTGGGCTCCTTTGATAACTTCAAGGACGTGTGCCAGGAGAAGCGGCGCTTCCAGACCCTCATGGAGTACTTCATGAACTTCGAGGCCTTCAACATCGACTTCATGGTCGCCTGCATGCAGTTCATGAACATCGTGGTCCACTCCGTTGAGGACATGAACTACCGCGTCCATCTGCAGTACGAGTTCACGGCGCTGGGGCTGGATAAGTACCTCGAGCGGATTCGGCTGACCGAGTCCGAGGAGCTTAAGGTCCAGATCTCCGCCTACCTCGATAACGTCTTCGATGTGGCCGCCCTCATGGAGGACTCCGAGACGAAGACGTCGGCCTTGGAGCGCGTCCAGGAGCTGGACGATCAGCTGGAGCGCGAGATCGACCGCAACTCCGAGTTCCTCTACAAATTCGCCGAGCTGGAGTCGGAGAACATCAACCTGAAGGCGGACCGCGACCAGCTGACGGTGGCCCGCCAGAATCTCGAGGAGGAGCTGACGGCCCTCCAGCGAATGCTGCAGCAAAAtgagcaggagctgcagaagCGCGACACGCTGCTCCGCACCAAGAACCAGGAGCTGCAGACCCTGTCCCGCTCCCTGCCCCGTTCCGCCTCTAGCGGCGATGGGGGCCTGACGAATGGCGGGCTCCAGGCTGGCTCCACATTGGGCGCAGCCtcgccactgccaccgccgctgcctcCACCGatgccagcggcagcagcagctccgccaccgccgcccccACCGGCACCACCCAtaccgccgccaccgcccatgatgcccggcatGGGCCTCAGTCCGCTGGGCAGCCCCAATGGCAGCATCGCCTCGACGGCGCCCTCGCCGCCGCATGCCCCGCCCATGCTCTGCTCCTTTCCGCCCCCGCCGCCCCCAGTGGCCGGCTTCATGCCAGCCCCCGACGGCGCCATGACCATCAAGCGGAAGGTGCCCACCAAATACAAGCTTCCGACTCTCAACTGGATCCCGCTGAAGCCCAATCAGGTGAGTGGATAAG
The sequence above is a segment of the Drosophila pseudoobscura strain MV-25-SWS-2005 chromosome X, UCI_Dpse_MV25, whole genome shotgun sequence genome. Coding sequences within it:
- the Frl gene encoding formin-like protein isoform X2 is translated as MGAVKSRHITTADVDTDDQQHHPHHSSHSMLRNGHHNYNGPASGGGTLQKQDLRYDIGSSSEYHHIRQPSVRSRSQQPMPTTDELDRRFAKVLASMDLPPDKAKLLRNYDDEKKWDMICDQEMVQAKDPPSHYLSRLRTYLDPKASRSHRLYLLYFFCQKRKMVGESTSTQVLRDLEISLRTNHIEWVKEFLDDSNQGLDALVDYLSFRQQMMQHEQRLQGAHCASEERLNITSGGDGGDLVLGQNSSLSPPQSQPHNGGLGMANGSLLLLDSARQQQHASYGFLRPTIADAMDSPSLKRRSRHIAKLNMGAATDDIHVSIMCLRAIMNNKYGFNMVIQHREAINCIALSLIHKSLRTKALVLELLAAICLVKGGHEIILGSFDNFKDVCQEKRRFQTLMEYFMNFEAFNIDFMVACMQFMNIVVHSVEDMNYRVHLQYEFTALGLDKYLERIRLTESEELKVQISAYLDNVFDVAALMEDSETKTSALERVQELDDQLEREIDRNSEFLYKFAELESENINLKADRDQLTVARQNLEEELTALQRMLQQNEQELQKRDTLLRTKNQELQTLSRSLPRSASSGDGGLTNGGLQAGSTLGAASPLPPPLPPPMPAAAAAPPPPPPPAPPIPPPPPMMPGMGLSPLGSPNGSIASTAPSPPHAPPMLCSFPPPPPPVAGFMPAPDGAMTIKRKVPTKYKLPTLNWIPLKPNQVRGTIFNELDDEKIFKQIDFNEFEERFKIGSIGGALHNGTAGSEVDGSLQSSKRFKRPDNVSLLEHTRLRNIAISRRKLGMPIDDVVAAIQALDLKKLLLENVELLQKMVPTDVEIKAYKEYIIARKDPQLLTEEDRFMLQLSRVERNSFKLSIMSYMGNFFDNVHLISPQVQSIAAASNSLKESRKFRAVLEIVLAFGNYLNSNKRGPAYGFKLQSLDTLIDTKSTDKRSSLLHYIVATIRAKFPDLLNYETELQCTDKAALVALENVVADVHELDKGMDQVRKEAELRVKGTQTHILRDFLNNTEDKLKKIKSDLRHAQEAFKECVEYFGESSRTADAAAFFSLIVRFTRAFKQHDQENEQRRRLEQAAALAASKKENNAQVLMRNKHNQKKQQDAVINELKSKTHSVREKKLLQQDEVYNGALEDILLGLKSEPYRRADAVRRSQRRRIDNNRLSRTLEEMDC
- the Frl gene encoding formin-like protein isoform X5, yielding MGAVKSRHITTADVDTDDQQHHPHHSSHSMLRNGHHNYNGPASGGGTLQKQDLRYDIGSSSEYHHIRQPSVRSRSQQPMPTTDELDRRFAKVLASMDLPPDKAKLLRNYDDEKKWDMICDQEMVQAKDPPSHYLSRLRTYLDPKASRSHRKRKMVGESTSTQVLRDLEISLRTNHIEWVKEFLDDSNQGLDALVDYLSFRQQMMQHEQRLQGAHCASEERLNITSGGDGGDLVLGQNSSLSPPQSQPHNGGLGMANGSLLLLDSARQQQHASYGFLRPTIADAMDSPSLKRRSRHIAKLNMGAATDDIHVSIMCLRAIMNNKYGFNMVIQHREAINCIALSLIHKSLRTKALVLELLAAICLVKGGHEIILGSFDNFKDVCQEKRRFQTLMEYFMNFEAFNIDFMVACMQFMNIVVHSVEDMNYRVHLQYEFTALGLDKYLERIRLTESEELKVQISAYLDNVFDVAALMEDSETKTSALERVQELDDQLEREIDRNSEFLYKFAELESENINLKADRDQLTVARQNLEEELTALQRMLQQNEQELQKRDTLLRTKNQELQTLSRSLPRSASSGDGGLTNGGLQAGSTLGAASPLPPPLPPPMPAAAAAPPPPPPPAPPIPPPPPMMPGMGLSPLGSPNGSIASTAPSPPHAPPMLCSFPPPPPPVAGFMPAPDGAMTIKRKVPTKYKLPTLNWIPLKPNQVRGTIFNELDDEKIFKQIDFNEFEERFKIGSIGGALHNGTAGSEVDGSLQSSKRFKRPDNVSLLEHTRLRNIAISRRKLGMPIDDVVAAIQALDLKKLLLENVELLQKMVPTDVEIKAYKEYIIARKDPQLLTEEDRFMLQLSRVERNSFKLSIMSYMGNFFDNVHLISPQVQSIAAASNSLKESRKFRAVLEIVLAFGNYLNSNKRGPAYGFKLQSLDTLIDTKSTDKRSSLLHYIVATIRAKFPDLLNYETELQCTDKAALVALENVVADVHELDKGMDQVRKEAELRVKGTQTHILRDFLNNTEDKLKKIKSDLRHAQEAFKECVEYFGESSRTADAAAFFSLIVRFTRAFKQHDQENEQRRRLEQAAALAASKKENNAQVLMRNKHNQKKQQQIHCLLDFAKQHITMDTCLP
- the Frl gene encoding formin-like protein isoform X4; the protein is MGAVKSRHITTADVDTDDQQHHPHHSSHSMLRNGHHNYNGPASGGGTLQKQDLRYDIGSSSEYHHIRQPSVRSRSQQPMPTTDELDRRFAKVLASMDLPPDKAKLLRNYDDEKKWDMICDQEMVQAKDPPSHYLSRLRTYLDPKASRSHRLYLLYFFCQKRKMVGESTSTQVLRDLEISLRTNHIEWVKEFLDDSNQGLDALVDYLSFRQQMMQHEQRLQGAHCASEERLNITSGGDGGDLVLGQNSSLSPPQSQPHNGGLGMANGSLLLLDSARQQQHASYGFLRPTIADAMDSPSLKRRSRHIAKLNMGAATDDIHVSIMCLRAIMNNKYGFNMVIQHREAINCIALSLIHKSLRTKALVLELLAAICLVKGGHEIILGSFDNFKDVCQEKRRFQTLMEYFMNFEAFNIDFMVACMQFMNIVVHSVEDMNYRVHLQYEFTALGLDKYLERIRLTESEELKVQISAYLDNVFDVAALMEDSETKTSALERVQELDDQLEREIDRNSEFLYKFAELESENINLKADRDQLTVARQNLEEELTALQRMLQQNEQELQKRDTLLRTKNQELQTLSRSLPRSASSGDGGLTNGGLQAGSTLGAASPLPPPLPPPMPAAAAAPPPPPPPAPPIPPPPPMMPGMGLSPLGSPNGSIASTAPSPPHAPPMLCSFPPPPPPVAGFMPAPDGAMTIKRKVPTKYKLPTLNWIPLKPNQVRGTIFNELDDEKIFKQIDFNEFEERFKIGSIGGALHNGTAGSEVDGSLQSSKRFKRPDNVSLLEHTRLRNIAISRRKLGMPIDDVVAAIQALDLKKLLLENVELLQKMVPTDVEIKAYKEYIIARKDPQLLTEEDRFMLQLSRVERNSFKLSIMSYMGNFFDNVHLISPQVQSIAAASNSLKESRKFRAVLEIVLAFGNYLNSNKRGPAYGFKLQSLDTLIDTKSTDKRSSLLHYIVATIRAKFPDLLNYETELQCTDKAALVALENVVADVHELDKGMDQVRKEAELRVKGTQTHILRDFLNNTEDKLKKIKSDLRHAQEAFKECVEYFGESSRTADAAAFFSLIVRFTRAFKQHDQENEQRRRLEQAAALAASKKENNAQVLMRNKHNQKKQQQIHCLLDFAKQHITMDTCLP